From the Salipiger sp. CCB-MM3 genome, the window GCTGTGCGCATGCGAATGGCTGTGAGAATGGCTATGAGAGTGGCTGTGCGAATGCCCCTCGGGGCCATGCGCGTGGGAATGGTCGTGGCCATGGGTGCGCCCATGCCCATAGGCGCCGCCCTCGGGGGTGAACGGTTCGAGCACCTCCTCCACCGTGGCACCGATATGGGCCAGCATGTCGCGGATCACGTGGTCGCGCTGGATCAGCAGCCGCGCCGCTTCGATCTGGCAAGGCGTGTGACGGTTGCCGATGTGCCATGCGAGGCGCGGCAGGTCGGCGCCGCTCACCGCCAGAAGCGGCTCTGCCGCCGCCGCGACGCGCACCGCCCGCCCATCGGTCAGCACGAAGGCGTCGCCCTCGTCGAGGCTTTCGGTATGCGCCAGATCCACAAGGAAGCTTTCTCCCTGATCGCTCTTCAGCACCTTGCGGCGCAGGAAGCGGTCTTCGTAGCTGAGCGTGACGCTCAGCGGTGCATCGGGATGCGCCTCGGACGCGGCGCCCTTCCGGGCGATCTCGTGGGACACGGGCAGTGCAGACGCGGGGGCGGGCGCGGGGGAGGTCATGGGAAGGCTCCGTCGGTCTTCAGGATTGCGCCAGCAACCTCGTCCCAACCGCCGGAAAAGGCAAGGCCACGCGCCGGGTTCTCCGGGGCGTGGCCTTGAGATGCCGAGTTCTGCAGCGCCCGAGAGGCGCCGAGACACTCAGAGATAGAAGACGTCTTGGAAGACGTGGCGCACGATGTCTTCGCGGCGGATGCCACGCTCGGCCAGCTGCTCGTCCGACAGACGCTGCAGGGCTTCGATTTTGCGCAGGCGCGGGTTCGATTCACCGATCGAGACAAGGCCGTTGCCGATGGCTGCGAAGAAACGCGAAAAGAACGGTGCTTGTTCGTTGCGTGCGGTTGCAGTCAGAAATGCCATTTGGAAACCTATCCTAGCTTCAGTGTTGGTTTCCTCCCTTGCCATCCAATTTAGGGCACCCCCCGCAGAACAACAAATGCTGCAACTGCATAACCGGCCTTCAAGCCATGCAGAGATCACAGATATTTTTGTTGCCGAGATCGCCCGCGAGACGAAGCAAAATAATTAGGCGCCCAAATGAGCGACAGTTTGCGAACGAAGCGTGGTTAAAATCCTTTAAGACACGGCATTTAGCTTTGGGCTGCCATGCGCGGGGGGAAAGGCTGCCCAGAATCTTGGCGATTTGCAAAGATGGGGATTTCGGCGCTGTCATGCGCGCGGCGCAGCCCTTGC encodes:
- the ureE gene encoding urease accessory protein UreE, with translation MTSPAPAPASALPVSHEIARKGAASEAHPDAPLSVTLSYEDRFLRRKVLKSDQGESFLVDLAHTESLDEGDAFVLTDGRAVRVAAAAEPLLAVSGADLPRLAWHIGNRHTPCQIEAARLLIQRDHVIRDMLAHIGATVEEVLEPFTPEGGAYGHGRTHGHDHSHAHGPEGHSHSHSHSHSHSHSHAHSHGHDHSHDHSHEQSHSHGSAHTHDH
- a CDS encoding DUF1127 domain-containing protein; translated protein: MAFLTATARNEQAPFFSRFFAAIGNGLVSIGESNPRLRKIEALQRLSDEQLAERGIRREDIVRHVFQDVFYL